From Nicotiana tabacum cultivar K326 chromosome 15, ASM71507v2, whole genome shotgun sequence, the proteins below share one genomic window:
- the LOC107830240 gene encoding UDP-glucuronate 4-epimerase 6 → MASSLDTSKVMKLERYNSYIRRVNSSKLIAASSKLLFRVTLLVALLLIFFFTINYHPLNSENTPHHHIHTTTHSLLSSAFYGGGAAWEKQVRHSSTPRRANGLSVLVTGAAGFVGSHCSMALKKRGDGVLGIDNFNSYYDPLLKRGRQKLLAQHEIFIVEGDINDAELLSKLFDIVPFTHVLHLAAQAGVRYAMKNPQSYIKSNIGGFVNLLEMVKLANPQPAIVWASSSSVYGLNTNVPFSENHRTDQPASLYAATKKAGEEIAHTYNHIYGLSLTALRFFTVYGPWGRPDMAYFFFTKDMTQGKPINVYVTQDDKEVARDFTYIDDIVKGCLGALDTAEKSTGSGGKKKGPAQLRVYNLGNTSPVSVKKLVTILESLLNVKAKKNVIKMPRNGDVPFTHANVSLAYRDFGYKPTTDLSSGLRKFVKWYLSYYGIQSKVNKELDSPNDHSED, encoded by the exons ATGGCATCTTCACTTGATACAAGCAAAGTAATGAAATTAGAGAGATATAATAGCTATATTCGAAGAGTAAATAGCTCAAAACTTATTGCAGCTTCTTCTAAGCTTCTTTTTAGAGTTACTCTTTTAGTAGCTCTTTTGCTAATTTTTTTCTTTACCATAAATTACCATCCTTTAAATTCAGAAAATACTCCACATCATCATATTCACACCACCACTCATAGCCTCCTCTCCTCCGCCTTCTACGGCGGCGGCGCCGCTTGGGAAAAACAAGTCCGCCACTCTTCCACTCCTAGGCGTGCCAATGGTTTATCCGTATTGGTTACAG GTGCGGCTGGCTTTGTTGGTTCTCACTGTTCAATGGCATTGAAGAAACGTGGGGACGGAGTCTTGGGAATAGACAACTTCAACTCCTATTACGACCCATTATTGAAACGTGGGCGTCAGAAGTTACTGGCGCAGCACGAGATCTTTATCGTGGAAGGTGATATAAATGATGCCGAGTTGTTATCCAAACTATTTGATATTGTTCCATTTACACACGTCCTTCACTTGGCCGCGCAAGCGGGTGTAAGGTATGCGATGAAAAATCCACAATCTTACATCAAGTCGAATATAGGAGGATTTGTTAACTTATTGGAGATGGTCAAGTTAGCTAACCCTCAACCCGCAATCGTCTGGGCATCGTCCAGTTCGGTTTACGGGTTGAACACAAATGTACCTTTTTCTGAAAATCATCGTACGGATCAACCCGCTAGCCTTTATGCCGCCACAAAAAAAGCCGGTGAAGAAATTGCACATACATATAACCACATTTACGGTCTTTCTTTAACTGCATTAAGGTTTTTTACTGTTTATGGACCGTGGGGTAGACCAGACATGGCCTATTTTTTCTTCACTAAGGACATGACACAAGGGAAACCAATAAATGTGTACGTAACACAAGATGATAAAGAGGTGGCGCGTGACTTCACGTACATCGACGACATCGTTAAAGGGTGTCTCGGGGCACTTGACACGGCGGAGAAGAGCACCGGTAGCGGCGGCAAAAAGAAAGGTCCGGCGCAGTTAAGAGTGTACAATTTGGGTAACACTTCACCTGTGTCGGTGAAGAAGTTGGTGACAATTTTGGAAAGTTTATTAAATGTGAAGGCTAAAAAGAATGTGATTAAAATGCCAAGAAATGGTGATGTCCCATTTACACATGCTAATGTGTCTTTGGCTTATAGGGATTTTGGATATAAGCCAACCACAGATTTGTCAAGTGGATTGAGGAAGTTTGTTAAGTGGTATTTGAGTTATTATGGGATTCAATCAAAGGTAAATAAGGAATTAGACTCCCCTAATGACCATTCCGAAGATTAA